A single window of Trachemys scripta elegans isolate TJP31775 chromosome 18, CAS_Tse_1.0, whole genome shotgun sequence DNA harbors:
- the RPS6KB1 gene encoding ribosomal protein S6 kinase beta-1 isoform X2, whose translation MAGVFDIDLDQPEDAGSDEELEEGGQLSESMDHGGVGQYEIGVEHCEKFEISETSVNRGPEKIRPECFELLRVLGKGGYGKVFQVRKVTGANIGKIFAMKVLKKAMIVRNAKDTAHTKAERNILEEVKHPFIVDLIYAFQTGGKLYLILEYLSGGELFMQLEREGIFMEDTACFYLAEISMALGHLHQKGIIYRDLKPENIMLNRQGHVKLTDFGLCKESIHDGTVTHTFCGTIEYMAPEILMRSGHNRAVDWWSLGALMYDMLTGAPPFTGENRKKTIDKILKCKLNLPPYLTQEARDLLKKAHPFFRHINWEELLARKVEPPFKPLLQSEEDVSQFDSKFTRQTPVDSPDDSTLSESANRVFLGFTYVAPSVLESVKEKFSFEPKIRSPRRFIGSPRTPVSPVKFSPGDFWGRGASASAPNTQTPVEYPVEPSGIEQMDVTVCGEASAPLPIRQPNSGPYKKQAFPMISKRPEHLRMNL comes from the exons ATGGCGGGCGTGTTCGACATTGACCTGGACCAGCCCGAAGACGCGGGTTCGGACGAGgagttggaggagggg ggTCAGTTAAGTGAAAGCATGGACCATGGAGGAGTTGGCCAATATGAAAT TGGCGTGGAACATTGTGAAAAATTTGAGATTTCGGAAACTAGTGTAAACAGAGGTCCAGAAAAGATCCGACCAGAATGCTTTGAGTTACTACGTGTACTTGGCAAAGGTGGTTATGGAAAG GTTTTTCAAGTACGAAAAGTAACAGGAGCAAATATTGGAAAAATTTTTGCCATGAAAGTTCTTAAAAAG GCAATGATTGTAAGGAATGCAAAAGATACAGCACACACAAAAGCTGAGCGTAATATCCTGGAGGAAGTGAAGCATCCCTTCATTGTAGATTTAATTTATGCCTTTCAGACTGGTGGAAAACTCTACCTCATCCTTGAGTATCTCAGTG GAGGAGAACTATTTATGCAGTTAGAGCGAGAAGGAATTTTTATGGAAGACACAGCCTG CTTTTACTTGGCAGAGATCTCAATGGCTTTGGGGCACTTACATCAAAAAGGAATCATCTATCGAGATCTGAAGCCGGAAAATATCATGCTTAATCGTCAAG GTCATGTAAAACTAACAGACTTTGGACTATGTAAAGAATCTATTCATGATGGAACAGTCACACACACTTTCTGTGGAACAATAGAATACAT GGCCCCTGAAATCTTGATGAGAAGTGGGCATAATCGTGCTGTGGACTGGTGGAGTTTGGGGGCATTGATGTATGACATGCTGACTGGAGCA cccccgttcactggggagAATCGAAAGAAAACCATTGACAAGATTCTCAAATGTAAACTCAACTTGCCTCCCTACCTCACGCAAGAAGCCAGAGATCTGCTTAAAAAG GCTCACCCTTTCTTCAGACACATTAACTGGGAAGAGCTGCTAGCTCGGAAGGTGGAACCTCCCTTTAAACCATTATTG caATCCGAAGAGGATGTGAGCCAGTTTGATTCAAAGTTTACACGTCAGACACCTGTTGATAGCCCAGATGACTCAACTCTCAGTGAAAGTGCCAACCGGGTCTTCCTG GGTTTTACGTATGTGGCTCCATCCGTACTTGAAAGCGTAAAAGAGAAGTTTTCTTTTGAACCAAAAATTCGATCACCTCGCAGATTCATTGGCAGTCCAAGGACACCAGTcag CCCTGTAAAGTTCTCCCCTGGGGATTTCTGGGGAAGAGGTGCTTCAGCCAGTGCACCAAATACGCAGACACCTGTGGAATATCCAGTGGAGCCAAGTGGAATAGAACAAATGGATGTGACAGTTTGTGGCGAGGCCTCAGCACCACTTCCAATACGACAACCAAACTCTGGGCCATATAAAAAACAAGCCTTTCCCATGATTTCCAAACGGCCAGAGCACTTGCGCATGAATCTATGA
- the TUBD1 gene encoding tubulin delta chain isoform X1, whose product MSIVTVQLGQCGNQIGYEVFNAICNDFHSTHGLCSKKENESYQDACKERFFSEEKTGVPVARAVLVDMEPKVISQTLSMAARSGHWKYDHQSHFCQKQGSGNNWANGYSVHGPRYRDVIMNLVQKEAEKCDRLSGFFTVMSMAGGTGSGMGAFVTQCLRDAFPTSFILNQVIWPYGTGEVIVQNYNSVLTLSHLYQSSDALLVHENDAIHKICAQLMNIKKISFRDVNQVIAHQLGSVFQPTYSSEGASQYSRSPLGDLMESLVPHPEFKMLGLRNIPQMSENSLAYSTFTWPGLIKHLRQMLIANAKMEEGIDWQVRPPLPGHPVPPKASPNKALHFNTSIANLVVLRGKDVQSVDLGGFRDPALYTSWLNPQEAFTIWKTPRAFNKYEKSASLVSNSQFLLKLMDNIVGKAWNMFASKAYVHQYTKFGIEEEDFLDGFTTLEQVISSYASL is encoded by the exons ATGTCAATAGTCACAGTACAGCTTGGTCAGTGTGGTAACCAGATTGGTTATGAGGTGTTTAATGCTATCTGCAATGACTTCCACAGCACACATGGACTGTGCTCCAAGAAGGAGAATGAATCCTATCAGGACGCTTGCAAGGAACGTTTCTTCAGTGAGGAGAAAACTGGAG tACCTGTTGCCCGGGCTGTACTTGTTGACATGGAACCTAAAGTAATCAGTCAGACCCTCTCAATGGCTGCGAGGTCTGGCCACTGGAAATATGACCATCAGTCACACTTCTGTCAGAAACAGGGGTCTGGAAACAACTGGGCAAATGG TTACTCTGTTCATGGGCCCAGGTACAGAGACGTTATCATGAACCTGGTACAGAAGGAAGCAGAGAAATGTGACCGActcagtggatttttcacagtaaTGAGCATGGCTGGTGGCACAGGATCAGGCATGGGAGCCTTTGTGACCCAGTGCTTAAGGGATGCTTTTCCAACCTCATTTATACTCAACCAGGTTATCTGGCCATATGGAACCGGTGAG GTAATTGTTCAAAACTACAACTCAGTTCTGACACTCTCACACCTGTACCAGTCATCAGATGCTCTCCTTGTTCACGAAAACGATGCCATCCACAAGATCTGTGCTCAGCTAATGAATATTAAAAAGATCTCCTTCAGGGATGTAAATCAAGTAATTGCACATCAGCTGGGAAGTGTGTTCCAGCCCACTTATTCCTCAGAAGGAGCCTCCCAGTATAGCAGAAGTCCACTAG GAGACTTAATGGAGTCTTTAGTTCCCCATCCTGAATTCAAGATGTTGGGTCTTCGTAACATACCGCAGATGTCCGAGAACTCCCTGGCATACAGCACATTTACTTGGCCTGGGCTCATCAAACATCTAAGACAGATGCTTATTGCTAATGCTAAAATGGAAGAAG GTATCGATTGGCAGGTGCGACCACCATTGCCAGGGCATCCTGTCCCCCCAAAAGCCTCTCCAAATAAGGCACTACATTTTAACACCTCCATCGCCAACCTGGTTGTCCTGCGAGGAAAAGATGTGCAAAGCGTTGATCTAG GAGGTTTCAGAGATCCAGCATTGTATACATCCTGGCTAAACCCTCAAGAGGCCTTTACTATATGGAAAACACCAAGAGCCTTTAACAAGTATGAAAAATCTGCTTCTTTGGTCAGCAACAGCCAGTTCCTGCTGAAGCTTATGGACAACATTGTGGGGAAAGCTTGGAATATGTTTGCTTCCAA AGCTTATGTTCACCAGTACACTAAGTTTGGGATCGAAGAGGAGGACTTTCTGGACGGCTTCACAACTCTGGAACAGGTTATCTCTAGTTATGCCAGCCTTTGA
- the TUBD1 gene encoding tubulin delta chain isoform X2: MEPKVISQTLSMAARSGHWKYDHQSHFCQKQGSGNNWANGYSVHGPRYRDVIMNLVQKEAEKCDRLSGFFTVMSMAGGTGSGMGAFVTQCLRDAFPTSFILNQVIWPYGTGEVIVQNYNSVLTLSHLYQSSDALLVHENDAIHKICAQLMNIKKISFRDVNQVIAHQLGSVFQPTYSSEGASQYSRSPLGDLMESLVPHPEFKMLGLRNIPQMSENSLAYSTFTWPGLIKHLRQMLIANAKMEEGIDWQVRPPLPGHPVPPKASPNKALHFNTSIANLVVLRGKDVQSVDLGGFRDPALYTSWLNPQEAFTIWKTPRAFNKYEKSASLVSNSQFLLKLMDNIVGKAWNMFASKAYVHQYTKFGIEEEDFLDGFTTLEQVISSYASL; this comes from the exons ATGGAACCTAAAGTAATCAGTCAGACCCTCTCAATGGCTGCGAGGTCTGGCCACTGGAAATATGACCATCAGTCACACTTCTGTCAGAAACAGGGGTCTGGAAACAACTGGGCAAATGG TTACTCTGTTCATGGGCCCAGGTACAGAGACGTTATCATGAACCTGGTACAGAAGGAAGCAGAGAAATGTGACCGActcagtggatttttcacagtaaTGAGCATGGCTGGTGGCACAGGATCAGGCATGGGAGCCTTTGTGACCCAGTGCTTAAGGGATGCTTTTCCAACCTCATTTATACTCAACCAGGTTATCTGGCCATATGGAACCGGTGAG GTAATTGTTCAAAACTACAACTCAGTTCTGACACTCTCACACCTGTACCAGTCATCAGATGCTCTCCTTGTTCACGAAAACGATGCCATCCACAAGATCTGTGCTCAGCTAATGAATATTAAAAAGATCTCCTTCAGGGATGTAAATCAAGTAATTGCACATCAGCTGGGAAGTGTGTTCCAGCCCACTTATTCCTCAGAAGGAGCCTCCCAGTATAGCAGAAGTCCACTAG GAGACTTAATGGAGTCTTTAGTTCCCCATCCTGAATTCAAGATGTTGGGTCTTCGTAACATACCGCAGATGTCCGAGAACTCCCTGGCATACAGCACATTTACTTGGCCTGGGCTCATCAAACATCTAAGACAGATGCTTATTGCTAATGCTAAAATGGAAGAAG GTATCGATTGGCAGGTGCGACCACCATTGCCAGGGCATCCTGTCCCCCCAAAAGCCTCTCCAAATAAGGCACTACATTTTAACACCTCCATCGCCAACCTGGTTGTCCTGCGAGGAAAAGATGTGCAAAGCGTTGATCTAG GAGGTTTCAGAGATCCAGCATTGTATACATCCTGGCTAAACCCTCAAGAGGCCTTTACTATATGGAAAACACCAAGAGCCTTTAACAAGTATGAAAAATCTGCTTCTTTGGTCAGCAACAGCCAGTTCCTGCTGAAGCTTATGGACAACATTGTGGGGAAAGCTTGGAATATGTTTGCTTCCAA AGCTTATGTTCACCAGTACACTAAGTTTGGGATCGAAGAGGAGGACTTTCTGGACGGCTTCACAACTCTGGAACAGGTTATCTCTAGTTATGCCAGCCTTTGA
- the RPS6KB1 gene encoding ribosomal protein S6 kinase beta-1 isoform X3, protein MAGVFDIDLDQPEDAGSDEELEEGGQLSESMDHGGVGQYEIGVEHCEKFEISETSVNRGPEKIRPECFELLRVLGKGGYGKVFQVRKVTGANIGKIFAMKVLKKAMIVRNAKDTAHTKAERNILEEVKHPFIVDLIYAFQTGGKLYLILEYLSGGELFMQLEREGIFMEDTACFYLAEISMALGHLHQKGIIYRDLKPENIMLNRQGHVKLTDFGLCKESIHDGTVTHTFCGTIEYMAPEILMRSGHNRAVDWWSLGALMYDMLTGAPPFTGENRKKTIDKILKCKLNLPPYLTQEARDLLKKLLKRNAASRLGAGSGDAGEVQAHPFFRHINWEELLARKVEPPFKPLLCQCP, encoded by the exons ATGGCGGGCGTGTTCGACATTGACCTGGACCAGCCCGAAGACGCGGGTTCGGACGAGgagttggaggagggg ggTCAGTTAAGTGAAAGCATGGACCATGGAGGAGTTGGCCAATATGAAAT TGGCGTGGAACATTGTGAAAAATTTGAGATTTCGGAAACTAGTGTAAACAGAGGTCCAGAAAAGATCCGACCAGAATGCTTTGAGTTACTACGTGTACTTGGCAAAGGTGGTTATGGAAAG GTTTTTCAAGTACGAAAAGTAACAGGAGCAAATATTGGAAAAATTTTTGCCATGAAAGTTCTTAAAAAG GCAATGATTGTAAGGAATGCAAAAGATACAGCACACACAAAAGCTGAGCGTAATATCCTGGAGGAAGTGAAGCATCCCTTCATTGTAGATTTAATTTATGCCTTTCAGACTGGTGGAAAACTCTACCTCATCCTTGAGTATCTCAGTG GAGGAGAACTATTTATGCAGTTAGAGCGAGAAGGAATTTTTATGGAAGACACAGCCTG CTTTTACTTGGCAGAGATCTCAATGGCTTTGGGGCACTTACATCAAAAAGGAATCATCTATCGAGATCTGAAGCCGGAAAATATCATGCTTAATCGTCAAG GTCATGTAAAACTAACAGACTTTGGACTATGTAAAGAATCTATTCATGATGGAACAGTCACACACACTTTCTGTGGAACAATAGAATACAT GGCCCCTGAAATCTTGATGAGAAGTGGGCATAATCGTGCTGTGGACTGGTGGAGTTTGGGGGCATTGATGTATGACATGCTGACTGGAGCA cccccgttcactggggagAATCGAAAGAAAACCATTGACAAGATTCTCAAATGTAAACTCAACTTGCCTCCCTACCTCACGCAAGAAGCCAGAGATCTGCTTAAAAAG CTGCTAAAAAGAAATGCTGCCTCACGTCTAGGAGCTGGTTCTGGAGATGCTGGAGAAGTTCAG GCTCACCCTTTCTTCAGACACATTAACTGGGAAGAGCTGCTAGCTCGGAAGGTGGAACCTCCCTTTAAACCATTATTG TGTCAGTGCCCATAG
- the RPS6KB1 gene encoding ribosomal protein S6 kinase beta-1 isoform X1, which translates to MAGVFDIDLDQPEDAGSDEELEEGGQLSESMDHGGVGQYEIGVEHCEKFEISETSVNRGPEKIRPECFELLRVLGKGGYGKVFQVRKVTGANIGKIFAMKVLKKAMIVRNAKDTAHTKAERNILEEVKHPFIVDLIYAFQTGGKLYLILEYLSGGELFMQLEREGIFMEDTACFYLAEISMALGHLHQKGIIYRDLKPENIMLNRQGHVKLTDFGLCKESIHDGTVTHTFCGTIEYMAPEILMRSGHNRAVDWWSLGALMYDMLTGAPPFTGENRKKTIDKILKCKLNLPPYLTQEARDLLKKLLKRNAASRLGAGSGDAGEVQAHPFFRHINWEELLARKVEPPFKPLLQSEEDVSQFDSKFTRQTPVDSPDDSTLSESANRVFLGFTYVAPSVLESVKEKFSFEPKIRSPRRFIGSPRTPVSPVKFSPGDFWGRGASASAPNTQTPVEYPVEPSGIEQMDVTVCGEASAPLPIRQPNSGPYKKQAFPMISKRPEHLRMNL; encoded by the exons ATGGCGGGCGTGTTCGACATTGACCTGGACCAGCCCGAAGACGCGGGTTCGGACGAGgagttggaggagggg ggTCAGTTAAGTGAAAGCATGGACCATGGAGGAGTTGGCCAATATGAAAT TGGCGTGGAACATTGTGAAAAATTTGAGATTTCGGAAACTAGTGTAAACAGAGGTCCAGAAAAGATCCGACCAGAATGCTTTGAGTTACTACGTGTACTTGGCAAAGGTGGTTATGGAAAG GTTTTTCAAGTACGAAAAGTAACAGGAGCAAATATTGGAAAAATTTTTGCCATGAAAGTTCTTAAAAAG GCAATGATTGTAAGGAATGCAAAAGATACAGCACACACAAAAGCTGAGCGTAATATCCTGGAGGAAGTGAAGCATCCCTTCATTGTAGATTTAATTTATGCCTTTCAGACTGGTGGAAAACTCTACCTCATCCTTGAGTATCTCAGTG GAGGAGAACTATTTATGCAGTTAGAGCGAGAAGGAATTTTTATGGAAGACACAGCCTG CTTTTACTTGGCAGAGATCTCAATGGCTTTGGGGCACTTACATCAAAAAGGAATCATCTATCGAGATCTGAAGCCGGAAAATATCATGCTTAATCGTCAAG GTCATGTAAAACTAACAGACTTTGGACTATGTAAAGAATCTATTCATGATGGAACAGTCACACACACTTTCTGTGGAACAATAGAATACAT GGCCCCTGAAATCTTGATGAGAAGTGGGCATAATCGTGCTGTGGACTGGTGGAGTTTGGGGGCATTGATGTATGACATGCTGACTGGAGCA cccccgttcactggggagAATCGAAAGAAAACCATTGACAAGATTCTCAAATGTAAACTCAACTTGCCTCCCTACCTCACGCAAGAAGCCAGAGATCTGCTTAAAAAG CTGCTAAAAAGAAATGCTGCCTCACGTCTAGGAGCTGGTTCTGGAGATGCTGGAGAAGTTCAG GCTCACCCTTTCTTCAGACACATTAACTGGGAAGAGCTGCTAGCTCGGAAGGTGGAACCTCCCTTTAAACCATTATTG caATCCGAAGAGGATGTGAGCCAGTTTGATTCAAAGTTTACACGTCAGACACCTGTTGATAGCCCAGATGACTCAACTCTCAGTGAAAGTGCCAACCGGGTCTTCCTG GGTTTTACGTATGTGGCTCCATCCGTACTTGAAAGCGTAAAAGAGAAGTTTTCTTTTGAACCAAAAATTCGATCACCTCGCAGATTCATTGGCAGTCCAAGGACACCAGTcag CCCTGTAAAGTTCTCCCCTGGGGATTTCTGGGGAAGAGGTGCTTCAGCCAGTGCACCAAATACGCAGACACCTGTGGAATATCCAGTGGAGCCAAGTGGAATAGAACAAATGGATGTGACAGTTTGTGGCGAGGCCTCAGCACCACTTCCAATACGACAACCAAACTCTGGGCCATATAAAAAACAAGCCTTTCCCATGATTTCCAAACGGCCAGAGCACTTGCGCATGAATCTATGA